The proteins below come from a single Panulirus ornatus isolate Po-2019 chromosome 72, ASM3632096v1, whole genome shotgun sequence genomic window:
- the LOC139748087 gene encoding uncharacterized protein, with translation MCCGQNESSGYFGLLISPNHHHHHHHHHHHHHHHHQQQQQQQQQQQQQQQQQQQQQQQQQQQQQQQQQQQQQQQQQQQQQQQQSSSSSSSTQQQQQQQQQQQQQQQQQQQQQQQQQQAAAAAAAAAAAAGSSSSSSSSSSSSDSSSSSSQQQQQQQQQQQQQQLQQQQQQPAAAAAAAAAAAAAAAAAAAAAAVKYINRTRKDKNFDQTSIMEISRFSFIQRRHQECTFIDFNIAYHCLSPTARI, from the exons ATGTGTTGTGGCCAAAATGAAAGTTCAGGATATTTTGGTTTGCTCAtttcaccaaaccaccaccaccaccaccaccaccaccaccaccaccaccaccaccaccaccagcagcagcagcagcagcagcagcagcagcagcagcagcagcagcagcagcagcagcagcagcagcagcagcagcagcagcagcagcagcagcagcagcagcagcagcagcagcagcagcagcagcagcagcagcagcagcag agcagcagcagcagcagcagcaca cagcagcagcagcagcagcagcagcagcagcagcagcagcagcagcagcagcagcagcagcagcagcagcagcagcaggcagcagcagcagcagcagcagcagcagcagcagcaggcagcagcagcagcagcagcagcagcagcagcagcagcgacagcagcagcagcagcagc cagcagcagcagcagcagcagcagcagcagcagcagcagcagctacagcagcagcagcagcagccagcagcagcagcagcagcagcagcagcagcagcagcagcagcagcagcagcagcagcagcagcagca GTGAAATACATAAACAGAACCAGAAAAGACAAGAACTTTGACCAGACTTCCATCATGGAAATCAGCAGGTTTTCATTTATTCAGAGGCGGCATCAGGAATGTACTTTCATTGATTTCAATATTGCCTACCATTGCCTCTCACCCACAGCCCGCATATAA
- the LOC139748086 gene encoding uncharacterized protein, translated as MHSHNACGSGSTYFNSEKYFSKVLLAVCDSNNRFTFVDIGVDSVLFKKMPENTFNTSDDRQVSVDGDLLPFIFIGDEAFGLSSRMVRPYRGKNLSQKKEIFYYRLSRAIFGIVPNKWCIFHRPLDVNVWNPETIIKACCTLHNFEKERHGVELETLNVVRVDEGEAVLIF; from the coding sequence ATGCACTCTCACAATGCATGTGGCAGTGGTTCTACATACTTTAACTCTGAGAAGTATTTTTCCAAGGTGTTACTGGCTGTGTGTGATTCTAATAACAGGTTTACTTTTGTTGATATTGGTGTTGATAGTGTGCTCTttaagaaaatgccagaaaatacTTTTAACACCTCAGATGACAGACAAGTATCAGTAGATGGAGACCTGCTCCCATTCATCTTCATTGGTGACGAAGCGTTTGGTCTTTCATCTCGTATGGTAAGACCGTACAGGGGCAAAAATCTTTCTcagaaaaaggaaattttttattATCGTCTGTCAAGAGCAATTTTTGGCATTGTTCCAAATAAGTGGTGTATATTCCACCGACCATTGGACGTAAATGTATGGAATCCTGAAACTATCATAAAGGCGTGTTGCACATTACACAACTTTGAAAAAGAAAGGCATGGTGTAGAGTTAGAAACACTGAATGTTGTACGAGTGGATGAAGGTGAAGCTGTATTAATCTTTTAG